In Mixophyes fleayi isolate aMixFle1 chromosome 4, aMixFle1.hap1, whole genome shotgun sequence, the following proteins share a genomic window:
- the LOC142149671 gene encoding E3 ubiquitin/ISG15 ligase TRIM25-like: MASADLRQELDCSVCLNIYTDPVTLKCGHSFCRVCIDRVLDTQEGSGAYTCPDCRSKYKKRPGLQRNITLCNIVRSFLSTQPDQEETGIFCTYCVDSHVPAAKSCLHCEASLCDNHLRAHKNSPEHILSDPSTSLGNRKCSVHKELFKYFCSEDAACICVSCCLIGEHRGHQMGSLDEASKKKKEKLRNVLQKLTTKREETEKRVQRLQERRREDQEKAAGVAETVTALFRDIRRQLEDLEKRVLSEISRQEESVSLSVSDLIQQLEIKKDELSRKMRHIEELCNMSDPVTFLQEPDTGDLCDTEDRERHDDQVHDVGDLYVGLISGKLHTLSDIITGINTGIYVQEATDILLDVNTAGNDIHISGDRKTASVSDIYQNHPETPERFQYYQVISTRRFSSGRHYWELDVSKSVSWRVGMCYPSIDRRGRQSLIGDNNKSWCLDRINNQYTVIHDSDVIQLPDNLTSDRVRIYLDYEAGQMSFYSLSDPIRHLHTVTATFTEPLHAALCVYDGCIKISGRLGRKDKSAQNRVTSQRGRSDWLGLASRLKQ; the protein is encoded by the coding sequence atggcgtctgctgatctgagacaggagctggactgttccgtctgcctgaacatttatacagatcctgtaacactgaAATGTGGACACAGcttctgccgggtctgtattgatcgtgtgctggatacacaggaggggtctggagCTTATACCTGTCCTGACTGCAGATCAAAGTATAAGAAACGCCCTGGACTGCAGAGGAACATAACTCTGTGTAACATAGTGAGGAGTTTCCTGTCTACTCAGCCAGATCAGGAGGAGACTGGGATCTTCTGCACTTACTGTGTGGACTCTCATgtacctgctgctaaatcctgtctGCATTGTGAAGCTTCTCTGTGTGATAATCACCTGAGAGCGCACAAAAATTCACCAGAACACATCTTATCTGATCCCAGCACCTCCCTGGGGAACAGAAAATGCTCTGTTCATAAAGAGCTCTTCAAATATTTCTGCAGTGAGGatgctgcctgtatctgtgtgtcctgctGTCTGATCGGGGAACACAGAGGACATCAGATGGGGTCACTAGATGAGGCCTctaagaagaagaaggagaaactgagaaatgttctgcagaaactgaccacaaagagagaggagactgagaaaagagtccagagactgcaggagcgcaggagagaagaTCAGGAAAAAGCAGCTGGTGTAGCAGAGACagtcactgccctgtttagagacattaggagacagctggaagacctagagaagagagtcctgagtgagatctccagacaggaagagagcgtttcactctcagtctctgatctgatccagcagctggaaataaagaaggacgagctgtccaggaagatgcgtcacattgaggagctgtgtaacatgtctgatccagtgactttcttacaggaaccagacacaggtgacttgtgtgatactgaggacagagagagacatgatgaCCAGGTCCACGATGTAGGAGATCTGTATGTGGGTCTCATCTCAGGGAAACTACAcacattatctgatataataacaggtataaatACAGGGATCTATGTGCAGGAGgctacagacatattactggatgtaaacacagctggaaatgatatacatatatcaggtgaCAGGAAAACTGCATCTGTGTCAGATATATACCAGAATCAtccagaaacaccagagagatttcagtattatcaggtaataagcaccaggagattttcctcagggcgacattactgggaaCTGGATGTCAGTAAATCAGTGAGCTGGagggtagggatgtgttatcccagtatagacaggagaggaCGTCAGTCACTTATTGGAGATAATAACAAGTCCTGGTGTTTGGATAGAATTAATAATCAGTATACAGTGATACATGACAGTGATGTGATCCAGTTACCTGACAATCTCACGTCTGATAGAGTGAGGATATATCTagattatgaggctggacagaTGTCCTTCTATTCTCTGAGTGACCccatcagacacttacacaccgtcactgccaccttcactgagccccttcatgctgcattatgtGTATATGATGGTTGTATAAAGATATCTGGGAGACTTGGGAGAAAGGATAAATCTGCACAGAACCGggtgacatcacagagagggCGATCTGATTGGTTGGGTTTAGCCAGCAGACTGAAGCAGTAG